The genome window CCGGCGATCAGGCCCTGCCAAGTCTCCTCGGTCCCGATGCCCAGCGGGGACACCAGGCCGACGCCGGTGACGACCACCCGCCGGGCCATTGGCTACGCTGCCAGGTTCTTCTGCAGGTACTCGATCGCGTCCTTGACCGTGGCGATCTTCTCGGCCGCCTCGTCCGGGATCTCGACCCCAAACTCCTCCTCGAACGCCATCACCAGCTCGACCACGTCCAGCGAGTCGGCGCCGAGGTCATCGACGAACGACGCCTCCGGGGTCACCTTCTCCGCGTCCACACCGAGCTGCTGAACGATGATCTCTTTCACCTTTGCCGTGACGTCCATGTCGCTCCCTCCTCAGGTCGGATTCTGCAGCGTTGGTCCCGCGTCCCACCGGTGGCGCGTGCGGGCTGGATCGCCAGACCGCCCGACGGCCGGATCTCGCGGGCGCGGTGTGACACGTGATAGCACACAGCGCAACCCCACGCAACCCCGCGCTTCCCCGCCCGATTCCCTTGACAGCGGCCAGGAAAAGATCTATTCAGCCACCGGGGCCCGGACTCGGCCTGCCAAGGGAGTGGATGATGGAAGCCTACCTGACCGCAAAGGAAGCCGCCGACTACCTGAAGCTCGCCGAGCGCACCCTGGTTCGCCTCGCCCACGAGGGCAAGATCCCCGGGGTCAAGATCGGCGGCCAGTGGCGCTTCCGGCGCGCCCTGCTCGACGAGTACCTCGACACCCTGGCGTCGGAGTCGGTTGGGACCGGCGGCACGGCGCCCAGCCAGGTGACGGACGCGCCGCTCGACGAGATCATCACCGTCAAGCAGATCATCCCCGACCTCGCGGCAACCGACCGCAACGGCGTCATCCACGCCATGGTCGAGAAGGTGACCAAGCTCGGCCTGGTCAAGGACCAGGGGTGGTTCGAGGCGGCGCTTGCGGCGCGCGAGCGGCTCGTGCCCACCGCCGTTCCCGAGGGCGTCGCGTTCCTCCACGCCCGCCGCCGCGCCGCCGACAAGTTCCCGACCCAGTTCGTCGCGATGGCGCGCTCGAAGCACGGCGTCGCCTTCGGTTCGCCCGACATGGGGCCCACCCACATCTTCTTCCTGCTGGCGCTGCGCAACGACACTCTCCATTTGCGCTGGCTGTCGCGGCTGGCCTGGATCGTCCGCAGCCCGGGCCGTCTGTCGCGGATGATCGAGGCGAGCACGGCCGAGGAGATCCACGCCATCCTGCTCGAGGCCGCGGCCGCGCTGCCGGCCTCGCTGCGCCCGCACGGCTAGCCCGCGTTTCTCACCGCCCTCCGGAATCAAGGCGAAGGTAACCGGTGGGCGTGTGCCACCGGTCCGGTGAGAAACGCGGGCCGGGATGCGGCACGCGCATCTTGAGGGAAGAAGCCGGCAGAGCCATCACGCACTGGCAGCAGGCACCCGCATCCCCGCTTTGCAGCGCTTCGGCTCAAGCGCGAACGTCGGGTTTCAGTAGAATTCCTCCATGAAGCTCGCGCTCATCGGCACCCACGGCGTCGGCAAGACCACCCTGGCCTTCGAGCTGGCGGCGCGGCTCAAGCGCCGCAACCTCGACGTCGAGATCGTGCGCGAGGTGGCGCGGCGCTGCCCGCTGCCGATCAACCAGCGGACCACGTTGCTCGCCCAGGAGTGGATCCTGCTCACCCAGATGGCGCTCGAGATCGAGGCAACGGCCGCTCACGAGCTCGTGCTCTGCGACCGGTCGGTCCTCGACAACTACTGCTACCTGGTCCACGCCGCCGGCCCGCAACCGCTTTGGGAGCGGGTGCTCGAAGACTGGCTCCCGACCTACGACCTGCTGGTCTGGGTCCCCAACTGGTCGCAGCCGTCCTACGACGGGGTGCGGGCCGTCGACCCCAGCTTCCAGCGCCGGATCGACATCCTCCTCGGCAGCATGGTCGCCGCCCGCGGCCTCAAGCCGCTGCGGCTCGCGCCCGAGCGCCGCGAGCGGTGGGGCGACGACATCATGGGGGCGATCCTCCCGAGCATCGAGCCGACCCTGCCGCTGTTTCCGAGCGCGGGCGACTGAGCCCTGCCCCCGCCCGACCAGGGGATAGGATTTAGGATCTGGGGGATAGGGCCACGCCCGCTTCCGCTTCCGCTTCCGCGCCCGTCCCGGTCAGGCAGTGTGGGATCGCGGCGAAGCGGCGGTGAGAGGACCGACCACTGCCTCGCTGCTTCAATGCCCCAGTGCCCCTCCACGGGCACGGGCACCCTTCGACTCACGGCGCTGCTGCGCCGCTCGCTCAGGGCAGGCTCCCAGGGCAGGGAAACACCGCAGGGTGGCCGCCCTTGCTGCGGGCAGCTGAGCGGTCTGCCCCAGGTCGTCGTGCCGCCAACGGGTTGACACTCGCGACCGTGGATGTGAGGCTTGAAAAGGTGGCAACCGAGGTCGATCTCCGGATCAGCGGCGGCGTCGTCCTGCCAATGGTCGAGGACGGCGAGTGGTTTCGCGGCGACCTGCTGGTCGATCGAGGCCGCATCGTCGAGGTCGTTCGCGGCAGCTCGTCAGCCCCGGCCCGCCGCACCCTCGACGCCGGCGAGGCGGCAGTTCTGCCCGGCTTCGTCCAGGGCCACGTCCACGTCGTGCAGTCGCTGCTGCGCCACCAGGCGGACGGCCTCGAGCTGCTGCCCTGGCTGCGCGACGCGGTGTGGCCCTACGAGGCGGCCCTCGACGGCGACGGCGTCGAGGCCGCCGCCGAGCTCGGCGTCGCCGAGCTGCTGTGCGGAGGCACCACCACCGCGCTCGACTTCGGCACCTGCCGCCATCACGAGCGCGTGTTCGCGGTCGCGGAGCGGCTCGGCATCCGCCTGGTCTCCGGCAAGACCCACATGGACACCGGCGTGGGCGTGCCGGCTCGGCTGCTCGAGGACACCGACCGCTCGCTCGCCGACGCCGCCGCGATCGGCGATCGCTGGCACGGCGCAGCGGCGGGGCGGCTGCGCTACGCGGTGGCGCCGCGGTTCGCGCTGTCGTGCTCGAAGGAGCTGCTCGCGGGCTGCGCCGCTCTCGCCAGGGCGCGCGGCTGGCTGCTGCAGTCGCATGCCAACGAGAACCCCAGGGAGGTGGCCGCGATCCGGGAGGCGACCGGGACGACCAACGTCGAGTACCTGCACGCGGTCGGCCTGACCGGGCCGGACGTGGTTCTCGCTCACGGCGTCCACCTGGACGCTCGAGAGGTCGCGCTGCTCGCCGCGACCCGGACCACGGTCTGCCACTGCCCGGGCGCCAACCTCAAGCTCGGGTCGGGGATCGCCGACGTGCCCGGGCTGCGCCGGGCCGGCGTCAAGGTCGTGCTGGGGGCGGACGGCGCGCCCTGCAACAACCGTCTCTCGATCTTCCACGAGATGACCCTGGCGGCGACCCTGCACTCGCTGCGCCACGGACCATCGGCAATGCCGGCGACCGCCGTGCTCGCGATGGCGACCAGGGAAGGCGCCGCTGCCCTCCACCTCGGCGACGAGATCGGGACCCTCGAGCCAGGCAAGGCCGCCGATGTCACGGTGGTCGACCTGCGCGGCTGGTCGATGCAGCCGGACGGCCACCCGGCGGCGCGCATCGTCCACGGCGCGACCGCTGCCGACGTGCGCCACGTCGTCGTCGACGGCCGTCCGGTGGTCGTCGACCGGCGGCTGGAGACTGCCGACGTCGGGGAGCTGCGGGAGCGGATCCGGAGTGCCTGGGAGGCGACCGCGGCCCGCATGGGGCAGGCGCCGTGATCGCGCTCGCCGGCGCCACCCGCAGCCGACGGAGCGGCTGACCATGGCGGTTCGACCGATCCTGTGCTACGGCGACGCCAGGCTCGAGGCGGCCAACAAGCCGGTCACCGACTTCGGCCCCGGCCTCGCGGCGCTGATCCAGGACCTCTTCGAGACCGGCTGGAAGGCACCGGGCCTCGGCGTGGCGGCCCCGCAGATCGGGGTCAACCTCAGGCTCGCCACCATCGACCTCTCGGTCGGTTCCGACGAGGCCGCCCGGATCGTCCTCGCCAACCCGGAGATCGTCTCCACCGAGGGCACGGTGAGCCTCGAGGAAGGCTGCCTGTCGTTCCCGGACCTGTTCACCACCATCGAGCGGCCGCGCCGTCTGCGGGTCCGGGCCCAGGACGAGCACGGCGCCTGGCGCACGATCGCCGCCGACGGCCTGCTCGCCCAGGCGATCTGCCACGAGGTCGACCACCTCGACGGGGTGCTGCTGGTCGACCACCTGCGGGGCCTGAAGAGACAGGTCTTCCTGCGCCGCGTCGCCCGGGCCCGCAAGCTCGGCGTGTGGCCAGGGACCGCGTAGGTGACGGGCGAACTCCTCCCACTCGTTCCCGCTCCCGTGCCCGTTCCCGTTCCCGGGCTCACCCGACCGCGCGTCCGCCTGACGATCCCGCAGCTCGCCGCTCGCGTCACGGCCA of Thermoanaerobaculales bacterium contains these proteins:
- a CDS encoding acyl carrier protein; the encoded protein is MDVTAKVKEIIVQQLGVDAEKVTPEASFVDDLGADSLDVVELVMAFEEEFGVEIPDEAAEKIATVKDAIEYLQKNLAA
- a CDS encoding PTS sugar transporter subunit IIA, with the protein product MEAYLTAKEAADYLKLAERTLVRLAHEGKIPGVKIGGQWRFRRALLDEYLDTLASESVGTGGTAPSQVTDAPLDEIITVKQIIPDLAATDRNGVIHAMVEKVTKLGLVKDQGWFEAALAARERLVPTAVPEGVAFLHARRRAADKFPTQFVAMARSKHGVAFGSPDMGPTHIFFLLALRNDTLHLRWLSRLAWIVRSPGRLSRMIEASTAEEIHAILLEAAAALPASLRPHG
- a CDS encoding ATP-binding protein: MKLALIGTHGVGKTTLAFELAARLKRRNLDVEIVREVARRCPLPINQRTTLLAQEWILLTQMALEIEATAAHELVLCDRSVLDNYCYLVHAAGPQPLWERVLEDWLPTYDLLVWVPNWSQPSYDGVRAVDPSFQRRIDILLGSMVAARGLKPLRLAPERRERWGDDIMGAILPSIEPTLPLFPSAGD
- a CDS encoding amidohydrolase family protein → MRLEKVATEVDLRISGGVVLPMVEDGEWFRGDLLVDRGRIVEVVRGSSSAPARRTLDAGEAAVLPGFVQGHVHVVQSLLRHQADGLELLPWLRDAVWPYEAALDGDGVEAAAELGVAELLCGGTTTALDFGTCRHHERVFAVAERLGIRLVSGKTHMDTGVGVPARLLEDTDRSLADAAAIGDRWHGAAAGRLRYAVAPRFALSCSKELLAGCAALARARGWLLQSHANENPREVAAIREATGTTNVEYLHAVGLTGPDVVLAHGVHLDAREVALLAATRTTVCHCPGANLKLGSGIADVPGLRRAGVKVVLGADGAPCNNRLSIFHEMTLAATLHSLRHGPSAMPATAVLAMATREGAAALHLGDEIGTLEPGKAADVTVVDLRGWSMQPDGHPAARIVHGATAADVRHVVVDGRPVVVDRRLETADVGELRERIRSAWEATAARMGQAP
- the def gene encoding peptide deformylase, with translation MAVRPILCYGDARLEAANKPVTDFGPGLAALIQDLFETGWKAPGLGVAAPQIGVNLRLATIDLSVGSDEAARIVLANPEIVSTEGTVSLEEGCLSFPDLFTTIERPRRLRVRAQDEHGAWRTIAADGLLAQAICHEVDHLDGVLLVDHLRGLKRQVFLRRVARARKLGVWPGTA